In the Malaya genurostris strain Urasoe2022 chromosome 1, Malgen_1.1, whole genome shotgun sequence genome, one interval contains:
- the LOC131435160 gene encoding probable salivary secreted peptide — MKFLVLVSILISLGALVIGQSHNYFWGTRRGYDVLLNRTSAFRSSSMLRVKSMDLQYPLKGQRGGNITAIHIEDQYTNGKGGYAKLLAGGIGYNFTKIHLKSQRGGGFNFIVEIYGR; from the exons ATGAAGTTCCTCGTTTTGGTGTCAATTTTAATCTCACTTGGTGCTCTAGTAATCGGTCAAAGTCATAATTACTTCTGGGGCACGCGAAGAGGATACGATGTACTGCTGAACCGAACATCCGCTTTTCGCTCTTCATCGATGCTACGTGTGAAGTCTATGGATCTGCAGTATCCATTGAAG GGACAACGAGGTGGAAACATTACGGCCATCCACATCGAAGACCAGTACACCAACGGAAAAGGCGGTTATGCGAAATTGCTTGCCGGAGGAATCGGGtacaattttacaaaaattcatctgaaatcaCAACGCGGAGGAGGATTCAACTTTATCGTGGAAATTTACGGCCGCTAA